CGAGGCGAGGCCCGAGTTGGTTGCGCGGGCGGCGCCCGCGCTCGAAGGCGATTACTCCGACCGCGTGCTAGAATCCTCGCGTGGATTCCGCCTCGCCCCCCCAGCTCGGGCCCGGGACGATTCGCTTCTGCCCCCTCTGCGGCAGCGCGCTCGTCCGACGGCCGTTGCCGCCCGACCAGAAGGAGGAGGCGGTGTGCTCGGGGTGCGGCTTCGTCTTCTACCTGAACCCCAAGGTCGTCGCGGGGGCGATCCCGGCGCGGGACGGCCGGATCCTCCTCGTTCGCCGAAACATCGCGCCCTCGAAGGGGAAGTGGACGTTCCCGGGCGGCTTCGTCGAGTGGGGGGAGAGCGTGCCGGCCGCGGCGCTCCGCGAGACGCTGGAGGAGACGGGGCTCATCATCACGCTCGATGGTCTCGTCGGCGTCTACTCCTACCCGGGCGCGCCGGTGGTGGTCGTCGTGTACCGGGCCCAGGTCGCCGGCGGCCGTCCCGCGCCCAACCACGAGATCGCCGAGCTGGCCTGGATGAGGCCCGAGGAAATTCCGTGGGATGAGCTTGCCTTTCCTTCCACGCGCGATGCCTTGAGGGACTACGTCGGGCCGGGACTCTCGGGACCTCTGCCTGAGCCTTCGTCCCGTCCGGCTAGGCGCCTATCCGAGTGAGCGCGTTCGAGCGCCGGCTCCGCCGGCGCAA
This sequence is a window from Candidatus Rokuibacteriota bacterium. Protein-coding genes within it:
- a CDS encoding NUDIX hydrolase, with translation MDSASPPQLGPGTIRFCPLCGSALVRRPLPPDQKEEAVCSGCGFVFYLNPKVVAGAIPARDGRILLVRRNIAPSKGKWTFPGGFVEWGESVPAAALRETLEETGLIITLDGLVGVYSYPGAPVVVVVYRAQVAGGRPAPNHEIAELAWMRPEEIPWDELAFPSTRDALRDYVGPGLSGPLPEPSSRPARRLSE